A DNA window from Phragmites australis chromosome 11, lpPhrAust1.1, whole genome shotgun sequence contains the following coding sequences:
- the LOC133885301 gene encoding ankyrin repeat-containing protein At5g02620-like, protein MPCSDHTMTMTPSAGVTARHIPHTMNHELLRAAATGDQALLERVLGLRSSGNGVVPHLQLQPEGTQQGGSRSCLKGVTSEGNTALHTAAGRGYLELVRIMCGLDASLIKSRNNLRNTPLICAARAGHVDVVSYLIEHDAAEREGACVGEDSMLRARNSEGGTAMHEAIRNGHDAVLQKLMSADGGLAAVVDGKGFSPLYFAAALGREDMVDILIRGSPPDGVKSPAYYAGPDGQTALHAAVLVNEEMSKSLWCWEPTLARKVDNCGNTALHHAASAGKIGAVNLLLLEDSSLAYIPDMDGLFPVHTAAKMGKVAVIEQLMETFPNCDELLDNRGRNVLHCAIEHKKEKVVQHMCRNPRFGRMMNARDSRGNTPLHLAVKHGHDRIAILLVQDVRVNLSIMNNDGATPLDVAINEMDHGYTCPMNPEVLIAQCLVWCGAHRSPRRRDEYLNKRTGVGDSERELSKHTNLTQNRAIGSVLIATLTFAAPFTLPGSADAAERPAFKAFIVSNTLAFLCSTVATCLLMYAGLNTVHPRHRSRYHVWSSNLLHVGILLVIATFAFGVHLTLSPPGTAAPVPTGNLNVAVCAMASVSVVFTHPGTWWPMVLARPIWARLGLKGLISVLLGPRPIPCQKLLLSRTPWLNLFKMLATLLILALILVTFLLDMAYLLTPPHNRFSSTLLLQSQCHSYSYPT, encoded by the exons ATGCCGTGCTCAGACCACACCATGACCATGACCCCTTCAGCTGGGGTAACAGCACGGCACATCCCACACACAATGAACCACGAGCTGCTTCGAGCTGCCGCGACCGGCGACCAGGCCCTCCTAGAACGTGTTCTGGGTTTGAGAAGCAGTGGCAATGGAGTCGTGCCGCACCTGCAGCTGCAGCCAGAAGGTACTCAGCAGGGCGGCAGCCGGAGCTGCTTGAAAGGCGTCACCTCGGAGGGGAACACGGCGCTCCacaccgccgccggccgtggTTACCTGGAGCTTGTCCGCATAATGTGCGGCCTGGACGCTTCGCTCATCAAGTCCAGGAACAACCTGCGCAACACGCCTCTGATCTGCGCCGCGAGGGCCGGGCACGTCGACGTGGTGTCCTACCTCATCGAGCATGACGCCGCCGAGCGGGAAGGCGCATGCGTCGGCGAGGATTCCATGCTGAGGGCGAGGAACTCGGAGGGTGGGACCGCGATGCACGAGGCCATCAGGAACGGCCATGACGCCGTCCTGCAGAAGCTCATGTCCGCAGACGGTGGGCTGGCCGCCGTGGTGGATGGCAAGGGTTTCTCTCCCTTGTACTTCGCGGCCGCGTTAGGACGCGAAGACATGGTTGACATCCTGATCAGAGGCTCTCCTCCTGACGGGGTGAAATCTCCGGCCTACTACGCCGGACCAGATGGCCAGACCGCCCTGCATGCTGCCGTCCTTGTCAACGAAG AAATGAGCAAGTCGCTGTGGTGCTGGGAGCCGACGCTCGCGAGGAAGGTTGACAACTGTGGGAACACTGCTCTTCACCACGCGGCGTCAGCTGGGAAGATCGGAGCAGTGAACCTGCTCCTACTGGAGGACTCCTCGCTGGCGTACATCCCAGACATGGATGGGCTTTTCCCCGTTCACACCGCCGCCAAGATGGGCAAGGTCGCTGTCATCGAACAGCTCATGGAGACGTTCCCGAACTGCGACGAGCTGCTGGACAACAGGGGGCGGAACGTCCTGCACTGCGCCATCGAGCACAAGAAGGAGAAGGTTGTGCAGCACATGTGCAGGAACCCGAGGTTCGGGCGGATGATGAACGCGAGGGACAGCAGGGGGAACACGCCGCTGCATCTGGCGGTGAAGCACGGGCACGACAGGATCGCCATCCTGCTGGTGCAGGACGTGAGGGTGAACCTTAGCATCATGAACAACGATGGCGCGACGCCGCTGGATGTCGCCATCAACGAGATGGATCACGGCTACACGTGCCCAATG AACCCGGAGGTTTTGATAGCGCAGTGCTTGGTGTGGTGTGGAGCTCACCGCAGCCCGCGGAGGCGGGACGAGTACCTGAACAAGCGCACCGGAGTCGGGGACTCGGAGAGGGAGCTGAGCAAGCACACCAACCTGACGCAGAACCGCGCCATTGGGTCGGTGCTGATCGCGACATTGACGTTCGCGGCGCCCTTCACCCTGCCCGGGTCCGCCGACGCCGCGGAGAGGCCGGCGTTCAAGGCGTTCATCGTTTCGAACACCCTGGCGTTCCTGTGCTCGACGGTGGCGACGTGCCTGCTCATGTACGCGGGGCTCAACACCGTGCACCCCAGGCACCGAAGCCGCTACCACGTCTGGTCCTCCAACCTGCTCCACGTCGGGATCCTGCTCGTCATCGCCACCTTCGCCTTCGGCGTGCACCTGACGCTCAGCCCGCCGGGGACTGCGGCTCCCGTCCCCACCGGGAACCTGAACGTCGCCGTGTGCGCCATGGCAAGCGTGTCCGTGGTCTTCACGCACCCGGGCACCTGGTGGCCCATGGTGCTCGCCAGGCCCATATGGGCACGCCTTGGGCTGAAAGGGCTGATCAGCGTGCTGCTGGGCCCGCGGCCCATCCCCTGCCAGAAGCTGCTGCTCTCGCGCACGCCATGGCTCAACCTCTTCAAGATGCTGGCCACGCTGCTCATCCTCGCCTTGATCCTCGTCACGTTTCTCTTGGACATGGCCTACCTGCTGACACCTCCTCACAACCGCTTCTCTTCCACTCTTCTTCTCCAATCTCAATGCCACTCCTACTCCTACCCTACTTGA